The Acidithiobacillus sp. genome contains the following window.
AGCGCGCACCACGGTGTTTTCATACTCCATATGCTCCAGGGCCATGTCTGCCGCCAGCCCCAGGGCGATAATGCCCGTAGTGTTTTCTGTTCCGGCCCGGCGTCCGCGTTCCTGGTGACCACCGCGCAGCATGGGTCGGTAGCGGGTGCCCCGGCGCACATAGAGCGCACCGACGCCTTTCGGGGCATGCAGCTTATGCCCGGAGAGGGAGAGCATGTCGATGGCCGATTCCTGCATGTTCAGGGCAATTTTGCCCACCGCCTGCACGGCGTCCGTATGAAAGAGTGCGCCTTTTTCCTTGGCCATCCGTGCCATGGTTTCGACGGGGAAGATCGTTCCCGTCTCATTGTTGGCATACATCATGGAGACGACGGCCACCTGCTCGCTGAGCGCTGCGGCATACGCCTCCATGGAGATGCGCCCAAGTCTGTCCACGGGAATGTAGTGGACTTTGTAGCCTTCATGACGTTCGAGATGATCACAGAGAGACAGAATGGCTGGGTGTTCCACCACGCTGGTGATGATTTCCCGGCGGCTGGGTTGTATGGCCAGGGCCGAGAGGATGGCGGTGTTATCGGACTCCGTACCGCAGGAGGTAAAAATGATTTCCGAGTCGTGTTCTACCCCCAGCAGCGCCTGTACGGAGGCGCGCGCTTCTTCCAAACGTTTGCCCACATCGCCGCCGAAGCTGTGCATGGAGGAGGGGTTGCCGTAATACTCGCTGAAGTAGGGAAGAATGGTCTCCAGCACCCGGGGATCTACCCGGGTAGTGGCATTGTTGTCCATATAGGCGCTGCTCATGGCTACACCCCCACGGCTTGCGGCATACTGGCTGGAACTACCCGTACCGGACGGCCCAGAGTCAGCATCAGGCGTTCCTGGATGCCGGAAATGGTAATCCCGGAAGACTGGCAGTTCATGCACGAGCCACTCATGGCCACCATGACCGTATCACCATCCACATCGACCAGTTCGATATTGCCGCCATCCATCTGGAATTGTGGGCGCATTTCATCAATCACGGCGGATATTTTCTGGATTTTCTGCACCATGGTCATGGGGGCCGGGGCGGCCTTGGCGGCGGGTTTCGCTGCCACCACCGGTAGCGGCGCGCTGCCGTTTACTGCCGCGAGGATATCTTCGATCTGCTCATGGCAGCTCTGGCAGCCGCCGCCCGCCTTGGTATAGAAAGTGATCTCTTCGACCGTCGACAAATGGTTTTCTCTGGCCACCTTCTCAATGAGCGCCGAGTCAATGGCGAAGCATTTACATACCAGCGCGCCTTCTTCGTGATCATCTGCCCATTCTTCGCCGCGGTAATTGGCGATGGCGGCGTGCAGGGCCTCGGCACCCATAACGGAACAATGCATTTTCTCCGGAGGAAGCCCGCCCAAAAACTCAGCGATGTCCTGATTGGTGATTTTGAGCGCTTCATCCAGCGTCTTGCCCTTGATCAGTTCAGTCAACGCCGATGACGAGGCGATGGCGGAGCCACAGCCAAAAGTCTGGAAGCGGGCATCCAGAATGACATCCGTATCTGGGTCTACTTTGAGCATCAGGCGCAGGGCATCCCCGCAACTGATGGAGCCGACCTCGCCGACCGCATTGGCCTCTTCGAGGACCCCGGTATTCTTGGGGTTGAAAAATAAATCTTTGACTTTATCGGTATAATCCCACATGGCGTCAGCTCCGATGTCCGCAGGAGGAGGCTGAGGAAGCGGAGGCTTCGTCTCCCGTGGTGAATG
Protein-coding sequences here:
- the nifS gene encoding cysteine desulfurase NifS codes for the protein MSSAYMDNNATTRVDPRVLETILPYFSEYYGNPSSMHSFGGDVGKRLEEARASVQALLGVEHDSEIIFTSCGTESDNTAILSALAIQPSRREIITSVVEHPAILSLCDHLERHEGYKVHYIPVDRLGRISMEAYAAALSEQVAVVSMMYANNETGTIFPVETMARMAKEKGALFHTDAVQAVGKIALNMQESAIDMLSLSGHKLHAPKGVGALYVRRGTRYRPMLRGGHQERGRRAGTENTTGIIALGLAADMALEHMEYENTVVRALRDRLETGILAQVPYAFANGDPEHRLPNTSSISFEYIEGEAILMLLSRVGIAASSGSACTSGSLEPSHVLRAMDIPYTAAHGTIRFSLSRETTEAEVDWVITQTPPIIEQLRRLSPYWGANGPILTDNAFAPVYA
- the nifU gene encoding Fe-S cluster assembly protein NifU, whose product is MWDYTDKVKDLFFNPKNTGVLEEANAVGEVGSISCGDALRLMLKVDPDTDVILDARFQTFGCGSAIASSSALTELIKGKTLDEALKITNQDIAEFLGGLPPEKMHCSVMGAEALHAAIANYRGEEWADDHEEGALVCKCFAIDSALIEKVARENHLSTVEEITFYTKAGGGCQSCHEQIEDILAAVNGSAPLPVVAAKPAAKAAPAPMTMVQKIQKISAVIDEMRPQFQMDGGNIELVDVDGDTVMVAMSGSCMNCQSSGITISGIQERLMLTLGRPVRVVPASMPQAVGV